Proteins co-encoded in one Brassica oleracea var. oleracea cultivar TO1000 chromosome C4, BOL, whole genome shotgun sequence genomic window:
- the LOC106338357 gene encoding uncharacterized protein LOC106338357, with the protein MVSNSLPAAEHSVMILSEEVSAIIQGETPIKRPDPGIFVLDCNIRNKSFPRSLCDLGSNVNLMPHSVAISLGYNKFRPTKITLVLVDRTVRVPEGVLDDVPIRINDCHVPTDFVVLKYQNKPNDPLFLGRPFLATTGSITDVKEVGYV; encoded by the coding sequence ATGGTATCCAACAGCCTCCCAGCTGCTGAACACAGCGTCATGATACTTTCGGAGGAAGTGAGTGCAATAATCCAAGGCGAAACTCCGATCAAGAGACCTGATCCGGGCATTTTTGTTCTAGATTGCAACATACGAAATAAGAGTTTTCCTAGATCCCTTTGTGACCTAGGATCCAACGTGAATCTCATGCCACACTCTGTCGCGATATCCCTGGGATACAACAAGTTTAGGCCAACCAAAATAACTTTGGTTCTTGTTGATAGAACAGTTAGAGTACCTGAGGGAGTACTAGATGACGTGCCGATAAGAATTAACGACTGTCATGTACCAACGGATTTCGTTGTATTGAAATACCAGAATAAACCAAACGATCCCCTCTTCTTAGGTAGACCATTTCTAGCAACCACTGGTTCAATCACCGACGTCAAGGAAGTCGGATATGTTTAA